The Candidatus Paceibacterota bacterium genome contains the following window.
CATGATCACCGGTGCCGCTCAAATGGACGGTGCTATTCTTGTTGTTTCAGCAGTTGACGGTCCTATGCCTCAGACAAAAGAACACGTTCTTTTGGCCCGCCAAGTCGGTGTTCCAAAGATAGTTGTGTTCTTAAACAAATGCGATCTAGTAGACGACGCAGATCTTTTGGATCTTGTCGAAGTCGAAATCAGAGAGCTTTTGACCAAGTATCAGTTTGACGGTGAAAAGACACCTATTATAAGAGGTTCAGCTACGGGTGCTCTTGCTTGTAAAACAGCCGATGAACCAGGTGCAAAATGTATTGCAGACCTTATGACAGCTTTGGATACATTTATACCTATGCCAGTTAGAGATCTAGACAAGCCATTCCTTATGCCGATAGAAGATATTTTCTCAATTGAAGGTAGAGGAACCGTTGTTACGGGAAGAATAGAGAGAGGTATGGTCAAGATTGGTGATGAAGTTGAAATTGTCGGTATAAAACCAACAGCAAAATCAACAGTTACAGGTATTGAAATGTTTAATAAACAACTTCAATCAGGTAATGCTGGAGATAATGCCGGTATTTTGCTTAGAGGTACAAAGAAAGAAGATGTCACAAGAGGACAGGTTCTTTGTAAGCCAGGAACAACAACACCTCACACAGAATTTGAATCCGAAGTTTACATCTTGAAGAAAGAAGAGGGAGGCAGACATACACCATTCTTCACAGGTTACAAGCCACAGTTCTATATCAGAACAACAGACGTTACAGGAGATGTTACTTTAGCCACTGGTGTCGAAATGGTTATGCCAGGCGATACAGTTACATTTAAAGTAAAACTCGTTGCTCCAGTAGCTCTTGAAGACAAGATGAGATTTGCTATTAGAGAAGGAGGAAAGACTGTCGGTTCAGGAGTTATCACAAAGGTGATAGCATAAGAAAATAACGAGCGTAGCGACTATCCCAGTACCACAGCAAGGCTGGCTACGGGACGAGTATTTTCTACTTGAGGTTCGTTTCGTTCATTAAAAATCAATGGCAACAAAAACAGTAAAAAAGAATACGGGAAGTACATTAAAATCAAAAGTGTCCAAGATAACTGCAAAGCCTAAAGAAGATGCAGGAACAATGCTTCGTATAAGAGTAATGGCTTATGATAGCAAAGTTCTTGACGCTTCAGTCAAGCAGATTATTGAAACAGCCATGAGGCATGATGTAAAAGTCATCGGCCCTGTACCGTTACCAACACAGATAAAAAAATACACTGTGAACCGTGCTTCTTTCGTCTACAAAAATGCGCGAGAACAATTTGAGATGAGGATACACAGAAGGTTGATAGATATTATCAATCCTTCGGCAAAGGTAGTAGAGGCACTCACAAACTTGAGCTTGCCTTCTGGTGTGAACATTGATGTAAAGATGGTTTAAAAATTAAAAGCATCGCAATTCTTATTTTTAATCAGGCACCCTCGCTTCTCGCGAGTGGTGTTTGGTTTAAAGTATAGAGAGCGCTCTGCAAATACTAAAATGAAATTTATATTAGGAGTAAAACAGAATATGACGCAAGTCTTCGATGAGAAGGGGAATGTCCATCCGGCAACGATATTGTCCGCAGGACCACTTTCTGTCACTCAGGTGAAGAATATAGAGACCGACGGTTACAATGCTGTGCAAGTTGGTCTTGGAGAAAGAAAAGAGAAAAATATTACCAAACCAGTTTTGGGGCATTTAAAAGGCCTCAAATCAAGGTTTATTAAAGAGTTTAGAGTTGAAGATTCTAGCAAATTTAAAGTTGGCGACAAAATAGATTTGTCGGTTTTTTCAGCTGGCGATACAGTAGAAGTTTCAGGCACTACCAAGGGAAAAGGTTTCCAGAGTGTTATCAAAAGACATGGTTTCAAGGGTCAACCAAGAAGTCATGGTCAGAAGCATTCTGAAAATGCCCCAGGTTCCATCGGTGGAGGTTTGAGAAATAAAGTTCCAAAAAATATGAGAATGGCTGGTAGGATGGGTGGAACAAGTATAACAGTCAAAAATTTAAAGGTTCTTGGAGTCGACAAGGACAACAATCAGATCTTGATAAGTGGTGCTATTCCAGGAAGAAGAGGTACTCTTATTGAAGTACGAGGATAAGAAAGCTTGCCCCGTTAGAAATCCGATAAAATCGGAATAAAGACGGGGAAAATAATATGGAAAAAATAAAAAGAGAAAAGAAAGACGTGAAAGTTAAGATTTCTACTGGGGTAGAGAAAAAAGCCAAGGTTGTCAAAAAAGTGGCTGAAGTAGCTTCAACCGAAGCAAAAATCTACAATCAGTCAGGTAAAGAAGTCGGAAATGTGAAATTACCAGAAAATATTTTTGGTCTTTCATGGAATGCCGACCTCGTGCATCAGGTTGTTGTCTCAATGTTGTCAGATTCAAGAGTTATTTATGCTCACACGAAAGACAGAGGACAAGTAAGAGGTGGAGGAAAAAAACCATGGAAACAAAAGGGTACAGGAAGAGCAAGACACGGTTCCACGAGGTCACCTATTTGGGTTGGTGGGGGTGTCGCTCACGGTCCAAATGGAAAGAAGAATTATGAGAGAAAAATAAACAGAAAAATGAAAGCGAAAGCTCTTTTCACAATCCTTTCAAGAAAGTGGAGAGATGGAGAGGTATTATTTGTGGACAAATTCGAAATAGCAAAACCAAAGACAACTGAAGCTATTGGAATATTGAAATCTTTGAGTAAAGTTGCAAAAGATATTTTCACAAAGAAAAGAAATAGCGCAATCATTGCAATCTCAGGCAAGAAAGCATCTTTTGAGAAGAGTTTTTCAAATATCGGCAATGTTGTTGTAGATGAATTGAGAAATATCAACCCTATTGATTTGCTAAATACAAAATATCTTGTAATAGAGAATCCAGAAGAGTCGATAAAGTTTATTCAGAGTAAAATGGCCAAAGCCAAATAACTATCATGAAAAACGAAAAAATAGATTATAAGGCTCTTATAAAAAGGCCGAGGATAACTGAGAAATCCGGTATTAAGTCAGAGTCGGAAAATGTTTACACTTTTGAGGTCGCAAACAGGGCCACAAAGCAAGGTATAATAAAAGCGATTAGAGAAATCTACAAGGTTAATCCTGTCAAAGTAAATATCACTATACTTCACGCCAAAGAAGTTTTTGCGAGAGGGAAGTCTGGTATAAAGACAGGAGTCAAAAAAGCGGTCGTCTTTTTTAAAAAGGGAGATAAAATAGCATTTATTTAAAACACTATCATGAAAACATATAGACCATTTACACCGTCAAGAAGACATATGACCACTGTTACATACAGGGGTGTTTTGACCACGGCTACTCCGGAAAAATCTCTTACAAAAGGATTCAAAAGACATGTTGGAAGAAATAATAGAGGGAGGATTACAACAAGACATAAGGGCGCGGGTAATAAAAAGCTTTTCAGAGATATAGACTTTATGTATGATAAGAAAAATATTCCTGCAAAGATTGTCTCTGTAGAATATGATCCTTACAGGACCGGCTTTATCGGTCTCGTAAATTATGCAGATGGGGAAAAGAGATATATTCTCTTGCCAAAGGAAATGACAGTAGGTGATACATTCTCAATATCAGAGACAGCCGAGGTAAAGACAGGAAATAGAATGCCTTTGTCAAAGATTCCGGTTGGAACTTTTGTCTACAATATTGAAATCAAACAGGGTGGAGGTGCAAAACTCTGTAGATCAGCTGGAAACTTCGGTCAAATTGTCGCAAACGACGCTGGATATGCGCATATAAAAATGCCATCAACTGAAATCAGAAAGGTTCCTGAAAATGCATGGGCATGTGTCGGAACAGTTTCAAATGAAGAAAACTGGCTTGTAAATATAGGTAAAGCTGGAAGATCAAGATGGCTTGGTATAAGGCCGACAGTGAGGGGTACCGCACAAAATCCTTGCGACCACCCATACGGTGGAGGAGAAGGTAGGCAAGGTAGAGGTACAAAGAGAGCAAAGACTCGCTGGGGTAAACCAGTCGGAAAGGGTCAGAAGTCAAGAACTCCAAAGAAATACTCGAATTATCTTATTGTTTCGAGAAGGAAAGTGGGGAAAAACAAAGACAGCAAATAAGTTAAAAGTTTGTAAAGTTATAAAGTTGAAAGGATAGAAGAATACAAACACAAAAGGCGGCGCCCTTCGGGCGCCGCTTTTTGTATTTTTTGATTTTCCCCTTGA
Protein-coding sequences here:
- the tuf gene encoding elongation factor Tu; this translates as MAEFKRDKPHVNVGTIGHIDHGKTTLTAAITYIQSLKGLANPIAYDQVAKASEKDGRRDASKIITIAISHVEYSSDARHYAHVDCPGHADYVKNMITGAAQMDGAILVVSAVDGPMPQTKEHVLLARQVGVPKIVVFLNKCDLVDDADLLDLVEVEIRELLTKYQFDGEKTPIIRGSATGALACKTADEPGAKCIADLMTALDTFIPMPVRDLDKPFLMPIEDIFSIEGRGTVVTGRIERGMVKIGDEVEIVGIKPTAKSTVTGIEMFNKQLQSGNAGDNAGILLRGTKKEDVTRGQVLCKPGTTTPHTEFESEVYILKKEEGGRHTPFFTGYKPQFYIRTTDVTGDVTLATGVEMVMPGDTVTFKVKLVAPVALEDKMRFAIREGGKTVGSGVITKVIA
- the rplD gene encoding 50S ribosomal protein L4; protein product: MEKIKREKKDVKVKISTGVEKKAKVVKKVAEVASTEAKIYNQSGKEVGNVKLPENIFGLSWNADLVHQVVVSMLSDSRVIYAHTKDRGQVRGGGKKPWKQKGTGRARHGSTRSPIWVGGGVAHGPNGKKNYERKINRKMKAKALFTILSRKWRDGEVLFVDKFEIAKPKTTEAIGILKSLSKVAKDIFTKKRNSAIIAISGKKASFEKSFSNIGNVVVDELRNINPIDLLNTKYLVIENPEESIKFIQSKMAKAK
- the rplC gene encoding 50S ribosomal protein L3, which gives rise to MKFILGVKQNMTQVFDEKGNVHPATILSAGPLSVTQVKNIETDGYNAVQVGLGERKEKNITKPVLGHLKGLKSRFIKEFRVEDSSKFKVGDKIDLSVFSAGDTVEVSGTTKGKGFQSVIKRHGFKGQPRSHGQKHSENAPGSIGGGLRNKVPKNMRMAGRMGGTSITVKNLKVLGVDKDNNQILISGAIPGRRGTLIEVRG
- the rplW gene encoding 50S ribosomal protein L23, coding for MKNEKIDYKALIKRPRITEKSGIKSESENVYTFEVANRATKQGIIKAIREIYKVNPVKVNITILHAKEVFARGKSGIKTGVKKAVVFFKKGDKIAFI
- the rplB gene encoding 50S ribosomal protein L2, producing the protein MKTYRPFTPSRRHMTTVTYRGVLTTATPEKSLTKGFKRHVGRNNRGRITTRHKGAGNKKLFRDIDFMYDKKNIPAKIVSVEYDPYRTGFIGLVNYADGEKRYILLPKEMTVGDTFSISETAEVKTGNRMPLSKIPVGTFVYNIEIKQGGGAKLCRSAGNFGQIVANDAGYAHIKMPSTEIRKVPENAWACVGTVSNEENWLVNIGKAGRSRWLGIRPTVRGTAQNPCDHPYGGGEGRQGRGTKRAKTRWGKPVGKGQKSRTPKKYSNYLIVSRRKVGKNKDSK
- the rpsJ gene encoding 30S ribosomal protein S10, with the protein product MLRIRVMAYDSKVLDASVKQIIETAMRHDVKVIGPVPLPTQIKKYTVNRASFVYKNAREQFEMRIHRRLIDIINPSAKVVEALTNLSLPSGVNIDVKMV